The Candidatus Hydrogenedentota bacterium genomic interval CATGCGTCGAAGCGCGCACTTTCAAGATGAACTTGATGATATCCGATCGGCTGATGATGCCTGCAATCTTCCCGTCTCTAAGAATAGGGATCCGCCGAAAGCCGTTGTTGATAAGGGATTCGCATATATCGTAGAGAGGAGTGTCCTCGCTGAAGCTGACCACATTGTGCGTCATGTAGTCCCGGACAACGGCGTTCTTGGCCCCTTCTTCGTAGAGCAGCCTCAACACATCTTTCTCGGAGATGATGCCCACTAGCGTCATGTCGTCGGAGACGACTGGAACTCCCGTGATGTCGTTTTCGGCCAACACTCGAACGGCTTCGAGGATAGGGGTATCTTCCCGTACCGTGACGACGTCTCGGGTCAGGATTGAACTTGCTTCGAACACGAGGCACCTCCGTTCCTGTCTTTTTCAGCCCACGATGGTCGCTCCCCACAACATACATCGGCGACACCACATATCAGACCGGAGGGTGACGTCGCTCCGTCAATTATACCCCACCGTTGGCACAGAGGGGCTTGCGTTTCGGACGTGGGGAATCGTGAAGACGATGCGTGCCGGAAGTTGGATTTGACGGGAGGAGTCAGGAGGGGTCTCGAAGAGCATCCTGGGATGGGGTGGCCGCAAGTGACAAGGG includes:
- a CDS encoding CBS domain-containing protein, whose protein sequence is MFEASSILTRDVVTVREDTPILEAVRVLAENDITGVPVVSDDMTLVGIISEKDVLRLLYEEGAKNAVVRDYMTHNVVSFSEDTPLYDICESLINNGFRRIPILRDGKIAGIISRSDIIKFILKVRASTH